The following proteins are encoded in a genomic region of Galbibacter sp. BG1:
- a CDS encoding FMN-binding glutamate synthase family protein translates to MLAFLQGISWWVWILILLLIIAIRDIFFNKSHTITHNFPVIGHIRYMLESIGPELRQYIVANNREELPFNRIERGWIYASAKNENNYEGFGTDRDIHESHYVFINNAMMPYKVRLDHPNASDPYFLPCAKLIGGYNKRKRPYRPASIINVSAMSFGSLSARAIESLNKGCYLAHAYHNTGEGGLSPYHKKGADVIFHIGTGYFGVRDEHGNFSMEKLKKLVEEYPQIRAIELKLSQGAKPGKGGVLPASKITREIAEIRHVPMGKDVLSPPNHSAFSNVQEMVDFIESIAKETGLPVGIKAAIGKLEQWKELASIMKNTNRGPDFITVDGGEGGTGAAPPSFADHVSLPWVYSFSDLYRVFKDAEITDRIVFIGSGKLGFPSKAAMAFAMGADLVNVAREAMLSIGCIQAKVCHNNTCPSGVATQNKWLQAGINIEDKAERVSYYFKNFKKELIEITHACGYEHPSQLTMEDVDINLGDKSLTQPLANVYGYNKVKVPFDGTESLLNCPHLGGHYTTKGAIDKFKNKQIRY, encoded by the coding sequence ATGTTAGCATTTCTTCAAGGTATCAGTTGGTGGGTTTGGATCCTCATCCTATTACTTATCATAGCCATTAGGGATATTTTTTTTAATAAGTCGCACACCATAACCCATAACTTTCCGGTTATTGGCCACATTCGTTATATGTTGGAAAGCATTGGCCCAGAATTAAGACAATATATCGTAGCCAACAACAGGGAAGAACTTCCTTTCAATAGAATTGAACGTGGATGGATTTATGCTTCAGCAAAAAATGAAAACAACTACGAAGGTTTTGGAACAGATAGGGACATTCATGAATCTCATTATGTATTTATAAACAATGCCATGATGCCCTACAAGGTAAGGTTAGATCATCCAAACGCGAGTGATCCCTATTTTTTACCTTGCGCCAAACTTATTGGGGGCTATAATAAAAGAAAGCGACCTTACCGCCCGGCCTCCATTATCAATGTTTCGGCTATGAGTTTTGGATCGCTTTCGGCCAGGGCCATTGAATCGCTCAACAAAGGTTGCTATTTGGCGCATGCGTATCACAATACCGGTGAAGGTGGTTTATCCCCTTACCATAAAAAAGGAGCCGATGTTATTTTTCATATAGGAACCGGCTATTTTGGAGTTCGGGACGAACATGGAAATTTCTCTATGGAGAAACTAAAAAAATTGGTAGAAGAATATCCTCAAATAAGAGCTATCGAATTAAAGCTTTCCCAAGGTGCTAAACCTGGAAAAGGCGGCGTACTCCCCGCTTCTAAAATAACCAGGGAGATAGCGGAAATCCGCCATGTACCCATGGGAAAAGATGTATTATCGCCTCCTAACCATTCAGCTTTCTCCAACGTCCAGGAAATGGTAGACTTTATAGAATCTATTGCCAAAGAAACCGGTTTACCAGTAGGGATTAAAGCGGCCATAGGAAAGCTGGAGCAATGGAAAGAATTGGCTTCCATTATGAAAAACACAAACAGAGGTCCCGATTTTATAACGGTAGATGGTGGCGAAGGTGGTACAGGGGCTGCGCCACCAAGTTTTGCCGACCATGTTTCCCTGCCTTGGGTTTATTCCTTTAGTGACTTGTACCGCGTTTTTAAAGACGCAGAGATAACCGATAGAATTGTTTTTATAGGTAGTGGAAAGTTAGGTTTTCCTTCTAAAGCGGCGATGGCTTTTGCCATGGGAGCCGATTTAGTAAATGTAGCACGGGAGGCCATGTTAAGTATTGGTTGCATTCAGGCCAAAGTTTGCCATAACAACACATGTCCCAGTGGCGTAGCTACACAGAATAAATGGCTACAGGCCGGAATTAACATCGAGGACAAAGCGGAAAGGGTGAGTTATTATTTTAAAAATTTTAAAAAAGAACTCATAGAAATAACCCATGCCTGTGGTTACGAACATCCATCGCAGCTTACCATGGAAGATGTGGATATAAACCTTGGCGATAAAAGCTTAACGCAACCCTTAGCCAATGTTTATGGCTATAATAAAGTAAAAGTTCCTTTTGATGGAACGGAAAGTTTATTAAATTGCCCGCACTTAGGTGGGCATTACACCACCAAAGGTGCCATTGATAAATTTAAAAACAAACAAATACGCTACTAA
- a CDS encoding Rossmann-like and DUF2520 domain-containing protein: protein MLRVVLIGGGNIAHHLFKVLSTHNAVALIQCYNRTLTAIETFKAATSITDDLNEIADADLYILAVKDDAITEVSNNLPFSGRFVVHTSGNKTLDALNNKNRRGVFYPLQSLSKEKDIEFLNVPLCLEAENQKDLDTLTQIAESISNKVFQINSEQRKTIHLAAVFVNNFVNHLYKIGNDICLENNIPFEVLEPLIVETSAKIKEMSPLEAQTGPARRNDHATINSHLELLTNDNQKEIYRILTTSILNTYGREKL from the coding sequence ATGTTAAGAGTTGTTCTCATAGGAGGTGGAAATATTGCGCATCATTTATTTAAAGTATTGAGCACGCATAATGCTGTGGCGCTTATACAGTGTTACAACAGAACTTTGACTGCTATAGAGACTTTTAAGGCGGCTACTTCCATTACAGATGATTTAAATGAAATTGCAGATGCCGATCTTTACATTTTAGCGGTTAAAGACGATGCCATTACCGAAGTGTCCAATAACTTGCCGTTTTCGGGTCGTTTCGTGGTTCATACCTCTGGAAATAAAACCTTGGACGCATTAAATAACAAGAATCGTCGTGGCGTTTTTTACCCGTTACAGTCATTGTCCAAAGAAAAGGATATTGAGTTTTTAAACGTTCCTCTTTGCTTGGAAGCTGAGAACCAAAAAGATCTAGATACCCTCACCCAAATTGCAGAATCCATTTCCAACAAGGTTTTTCAAATTAATTCCGAACAGCGCAAAACCATTCATTTGGCAGCTGTTTTTGTTAATAATTTTGTAAACCACCTTTATAAAATCGGAAATGATATTTGTTTGGAGAACAACATTCCATTTGAGGTTTTAGAGCCTTTAATTGTAGAAACTTCAGCAAAAATTAAAGAGATGTCGCCGCTGGAAGCACAAACCGGTCCTGCGAGGAGAAATGACCATGCAACAATAAATTCTCATTTGGAGTTGCTGACTAACGACAATCAAAAAGAAATATATAGAATACTAACCACATCGATTTTAAACACGTATGGAAGAGAAAAGTTATAA